GATCTCCCTGCACTCACAGAAAGCTACGAGCAGCTGAAGAAGAGATATGAAGAGGCCGACAGGCGTCTCCGGAACAAGGACTCTGATATCTCCGATCTGCAGAGGGAGAGGCAGCATTTCCAGAAACGCGTGGAGGAGCTGGATCTCGACAGGGAAAAGCTCGAGACCGGAATCAGTTCGTTCGAGGATGAGATCTCTTCATGCAGGCAGGCTATAGAGGAGAACAAGGAGATTATCGAGGATCTCGAAGACAAGAGGATGAACTTTTCCGAGGAGCTCAACGCCCTGCACGAGAAGAGGGACGACCTCAACGAGAAGATCCTGGGAGTCGAGAAGATCGTCATTACGTTCGAGGCGGAGGTGGAGAGAAAGGATCTCCAGATCCACTCCCTGGGCGAGAAGGAGAAAGAGGTTCTGCAGAATATTGACGAACTCTCCGAAGCCGCAGGCGATTTTGAAACGAATCTCTCCTTAAAGGAGATCGAAGAAGGCCTGGAGGAGTCGGAATCTGCCCTCAGGAAGATCGGGGCCGTCAACATGCTTGCCATTGAAGAGTACGATCGTGTTGCAGGAAGGGTTGAGGAGAGGTCTTCCAAAAAGGCTGTTCTCTCGAACGAGAGGACCAAGATCATAGAACGTATCGAGCATTACGAGAAACTGAAGTTTGATTCGTTTATGGAGGCCTACAGCGCAATCGATACGAACTTCAGGAAGATTTTTGCACGGCTTACCGAAGGTTCGGGCAACCTCGTCCTTGAAAATGAAGACGATCCGTTCTCCGGCGGAATGACATTTGCGGTTCAGCCGAGGGGCAAGAAGGTTCACCTGCTTTCGGCACTATCCGGCGGAGAAAAATCCCTTACAACTCTTGCGTTTATCTTTTCGATACAGCAGTATATGCCCGCACCTTTCTATGCGCTTGATGAGGTCGATATGATGCTTGACGGCTCGAATGTCGAGCGTGTATCGAAGATGATCGGCGAGCTCTCGGCAAACGCCCAGACGATATGCGTTTCGCTCAGGAAACCAACTGTAGAGCGGGCCGACAGGATTATAGGGGTTACAATCCGGCCGGACAAGTCAACATACGTCACCGGTGTAAAGAATAATGGATGAGGAGCCTGTCGAAATTTTGGTCCGGATGGCCGAATCCGGTGAGATTGATCCCTGGAACATAGATATAGTCGAAGTCACGGATCGGTTTTTATCCGAGCTTGAACGGATGCAGAAGCTGGATCTGCGGATATCCGGCCGGACTCTCTTTTTTGCGTCGACCCTTCTCAGGATGAAGTCCGAGTACCTGGATGAGCCCGAAGTCTCCGGGTCGGAACAGGAGGGCGATTATTACGAGGACGATTATGGTTTTGACGAGGAGGGTGAGTATTCATTCGGGGATGTTGCAGAGCCGATAGACAGGCTCGAACGTGAGATCCAGAGGAGGATCAAGAGGAAGAAGCAGAGAAAGAGGCCTGTTACCCTCTTCGAACTTATCAAAGAGCTGAAGACTGCCGAAAAGATGCAGCGCCGGAGGCAGAGGAGAAGGCCGTCTCCGGAGTTGGAATTCTTCTTCGAGGCCGATGATATCGTCAGTGTCGCTCACGAGGAGGATTTTGAGGACATCGCGGATAAGATCTATTCATGTTTCGAGGATATGGAGGCCAAATCCGGCGAAGTAACGCTTTCTGCCGTCTGCGGTGAACTCAGGAAGGATGTGCGCACGATTTACATCCCGCTTCTTTTTCTGATGCTTGAGCAGAAGATAATCCTGAAACAGAAGGAATTTTTTGGGGAAATTTATCTTATACGGTGGCAAATCGATTTTTCTGATGATTGAAGTCTCATAGTGCCGCGGATCCTATTTTTCTTTCAATAATTTCCTGTAATGTTTGGTGTTGAATTGCGCGTTTTCGATAAATG
The window above is part of the Methanolacinia paynteri genome. Proteins encoded here:
- a CDS encoding segregation/condensation protein A — its product is MDEEPVEILVRMAESGEIDPWNIDIVEVTDRFLSELERMQKLDLRISGRTLFFASTLLRMKSEYLDEPEVSGSEQEGDYYEDDYGFDEEGEYSFGDVAEPIDRLEREIQRRIKRKKQRKRPVTLFELIKELKTAEKMQRRRQRRRPSPELEFFFEADDIVSVAHEEDFEDIADKIYSCFEDMEAKSGEVTLSAVCGELRKDVRTIYIPLLFLMLEQKIILKQKEFFGEIYLIRWQIDFSDD